From a single Hymenobacter sp. YIM 151500-1 genomic region:
- a CDS encoding RICIN domain-containing protein, whose protein sequence is MGKKTFVLLAAAGWLAIFDGRGAHRMAASRRVVADAPLPAYAVYTLANGASGKLLEVAGNVLLNEKYDDARPVVQFAASTTNGTTDGWQQWHVIYKTTLGTTKYYHFRNVFSGKLLTVPGASAAPGAALQQAAEQTAAPDQQLWQVEETATPGRYLIRNRGNGLALTNAGGSTVNGSSITQEVARAGAPEQQWAFTQQTPTAYRDDQLVRFFNRNGSSQGSVAFDEGVSIPLSWGPNQGKVLWVTQDACDGSKLQPNGKFGCGINITYSNSLLLQPSTTNWDNTATPNVTIPGGSNGRARQVCDVLTKAENNDRADYTYAWPGAGVEIGNHVYLHCGEGRFDTVRVRGQQSLYDFTQGAGTQWTATRTTPRGLSSQTAINYATGMVKAADGYVYAFGMRTTAYGYASDLHVARFPASNPQDWTFWNGSGWGSTPVPGTAARVAEGKGSNYVAYLNGRYILMTLGQGYNCPDTDRSIYLATATSPTGPFTPLTRVYDIKEYMYGSVAQYYTPAIHPEFDNGRNELLLTYCLNYNAQGCPDNRCVNNSIDPYFYRIKGVRVPYALIGLPTVLAAQAPAHVAEVEVFPNPARTTTTVRLPAAAGATPTCLTLTDALGRLRYTRTVAPAAGRRPEQELNLTGLPAGRYTLRVQVGAAGTVHRVVVQ, encoded by the coding sequence ATGGGTAAGAAAACGTTTGTCCTGCTTGCGGCAGCTGGCTGGCTGGCCATTTTCGATGGGCGGGGTGCTCACCGGATGGCGGCGAGCCGCCGGGTGGTGGCCGACGCGCCCCTGCCCGCCTACGCCGTGTACACGCTGGCCAATGGAGCCAGTGGCAAGCTGCTGGAGGTGGCCGGTAACGTGTTGCTCAACGAAAAGTACGACGATGCGCGCCCCGTAGTCCAGTTTGCCGCCTCCACGACCAACGGCACCACCGATGGTTGGCAGCAGTGGCACGTTATCTACAAAACAACCCTGGGCACCACCAAGTACTACCACTTCCGCAATGTGTTCAGCGGCAAGCTGCTGACGGTACCTGGCGCTTCGGCAGCGCCGGGCGCTGCGCTGCAGCAGGCCGCCGAGCAAACCGCTGCCCCCGACCAGCAGCTTTGGCAGGTGGAGGAAACGGCTACTCCCGGCCGCTACCTCATCCGCAACCGGGGCAATGGCTTAGCCCTGACCAACGCGGGGGGCTCCACCGTCAACGGCTCCTCTATCACGCAGGAGGTAGCCCGTGCCGGGGCGCCGGAGCAGCAGTGGGCGTTTACTCAACAAACCCCCACTGCTTACCGCGACGACCAGCTCGTGCGCTTTTTCAACCGCAATGGTTCCAGCCAGGGCTCCGTAGCTTTTGATGAAGGCGTCAGTATTCCGCTCAGCTGGGGCCCTAATCAAGGCAAGGTGCTCTGGGTGACGCAGGATGCGTGCGACGGCAGCAAGCTACAGCCCAATGGCAAGTTTGGGTGCGGCATCAATATCACGTATAGCAACTCCCTGCTGCTCCAGCCCTCCACCACCAACTGGGACAACACGGCCACCCCAAACGTCACCATTCCGGGTGGGTCCAACGGCCGGGCCCGGCAAGTGTGCGACGTGCTCACCAAAGCGGAAAACAACGACCGGGCCGACTATACCTATGCCTGGCCAGGGGCGGGGGTCGAAATCGGCAACCACGTGTACCTGCACTGTGGCGAAGGCCGGTTTGATACCGTCCGCGTCCGGGGTCAGCAGTCGCTCTACGACTTCACGCAGGGCGCCGGCACCCAGTGGACGGCCACGCGCACCACCCCGCGGGGCCTGAGCAGCCAGACGGCCATCAACTACGCAACCGGCATGGTGAAAGCGGCCGACGGATACGTGTACGCGTTTGGAATGCGGACCACAGCCTACGGCTATGCTTCCGACCTGCACGTGGCCCGCTTTCCGGCTAGCAACCCGCAGGACTGGACGTTCTGGAATGGTTCCGGGTGGGGCAGCACCCCGGTACCAGGCACTGCGGCACGGGTGGCCGAGGGCAAGGGCAGCAACTACGTAGCCTACCTCAACGGCAGGTATATTCTGATGACGCTGGGCCAGGGGTACAACTGCCCGGACACGGACCGTAGCATCTACCTGGCCACCGCCACCAGCCCCACCGGCCCGTTCACCCCGCTCACTAGGGTGTACGACATCAAAGAGTACATGTACGGCAGCGTGGCCCAGTACTACACCCCGGCCATTCACCCGGAGTTTGATAACGGCCGCAACGAGCTGCTCCTGACATATTGCCTGAACTACAACGCCCAGGGCTGCCCCGACAACCGGTGCGTTAACAACTCGATTGACCCGTATTTCTACCGTATTAAGGGCGTTCGGGTGCCGTATGCGCTGATTGGCCTACCTACTGTACTGGCAGCCCAAGCGCCAGCGCACGTGGCGGAGGTAGAGGTATTTCCGAACCCGGCCCGCACCACCACTACCGTGCGGCTGCCGGCCGCAGCGGGAGCTACGCCCACCTGTCTCACACTCACCGATGCACTGGGCCGGCTGCGGTACACGCGCACCGTGGCGCCCGCGGCCGGGCGGCGGCCAGAACAAGAACTAAACCTAACCGGCCTGCCAGCCGGCCGGTACACGCTACGCGTGCAAGTAGGCGCGGCCGGCACTGTGCACCGCGTGGTGGTGCAGTAG
- a CDS encoding carbohydrate-binding protein yields the protein MKTTVLALLGVAAGLVAQAQPTRVPKTNPLPVYVHYMPWFDTPATSGNGQWGWHWTMDNRNPNVVVDPATGKRQIASHFYPLIGPYASSDPDVVEYHLLLMKLSGIDGVLVDWYGAAGTNGDLGNLLRNSNALIDRTDDVGLKFGLILEDRFTATVANGRTNLAYARDNYFNRPEYIRYGAGQDPLVGVFGPITFNQPSQWTEILSAAGEDVEFLTLWDNNNAGANADGQYVWPYEDENLDNFYSYMEAYYRDRAPRQKTVLGVAYPGFRDFYAQGQNGGRSYFDIPHNNGQTLNQTLGLVDQYRANIDMLQLATWNDFGEGTIFEPTQETGFSYLTRVQQYTGVPYSENDLRQVLRLYNLRKRFVGDAAKQNQLNQAFGHFVALRLPQAVAALDAAEGTAPPPPPPPPVATVYKDINYGGYAVGLPVGRYNLAALQAQGVLNDDITAVRVASGYQVTFYEHDNFQGATLTRTAADAWLGASGWNDRASSVVVSAAPAPSSVLIQAENYSAMQGVVVEPTTDAGGGQNVGYLHPGDWMSYHNITFPTAGQYTIEYRVATGASSGRFSADLNGGAAVLGTVNVPGTGGWQTWTTVTQTVTVNAGTYNFGIYVQVGDWNLNWIRITKAGSARTAATVAPASSSSQPAAQLRLYPNPATDRLHLSPAPELAGSPYLVLNATGRVVSRGCLPDRGTLDVARLPAGSYVLVVNATGRQPLRWRFTKQ from the coding sequence ATGAAAACAACTGTACTCGCCCTGCTGGGCGTAGCGGCCGGCCTGGTGGCCCAGGCCCAGCCCACCCGCGTGCCCAAAACCAACCCGCTGCCGGTGTATGTGCACTACATGCCCTGGTTCGACACCCCCGCCACGTCCGGCAACGGGCAATGGGGCTGGCACTGGACCATGGACAACCGCAACCCCAACGTCGTCGTGGACCCGGCCACCGGCAAGCGGCAGATTGCTTCGCACTTCTACCCCCTCATCGGGCCCTACGCCAGCTCCGACCCCGACGTGGTAGAGTACCACCTGCTGCTGATGAAGCTGTCGGGCATTGATGGGGTGCTGGTGGACTGGTACGGGGCGGCCGGCACCAACGGCGACCTGGGCAACCTGCTGCGCAACTCCAACGCCCTCATCGACCGCACCGACGACGTGGGGCTGAAGTTCGGGCTGATTCTGGAAGACCGGTTTACGGCCACGGTAGCCAACGGCCGCACCAACCTGGCCTACGCCCGCGACAACTACTTCAACCGCCCGGAGTACATCCGCTACGGTGCCGGCCAGGACCCGCTGGTGGGCGTGTTTGGCCCCATCACCTTCAACCAGCCCAGCCAGTGGACCGAAATCCTGTCGGCTGCCGGGGAGGACGTGGAGTTTCTGACCCTGTGGGACAACAACAACGCCGGGGCCAACGCCGACGGGCAGTACGTGTGGCCCTACGAGGACGAAAACCTCGACAACTTCTACTCCTACATGGAGGCCTACTACCGCGACCGGGCCCCCCGCCAGAAAACCGTGCTGGGTGTGGCCTACCCTGGTTTCCGCGACTTCTACGCCCAGGGCCAGAACGGCGGGCGGAGCTACTTTGACATTCCGCACAACAACGGCCAGACCCTGAACCAGACCCTGGGCCTGGTGGACCAGTACCGGGCCAACATCGACATGCTCCAGCTGGCCACCTGGAACGACTTCGGGGAAGGCACCATCTTCGAGCCCACTCAGGAAACCGGCTTCTCCTACCTCACCCGCGTGCAGCAGTACACCGGCGTGCCCTACTCCGAAAACGACCTGCGCCAGGTGCTGCGCCTCTACAACCTGCGGAAACGATTTGTGGGCGACGCCGCCAAGCAAAACCAGCTCAACCAGGCCTTCGGGCACTTTGTGGCGCTGCGCCTGCCCCAGGCCGTAGCCGCCCTGGACGCGGCGGAAGGCACTGCGCCCCCACCGCCGCCGCCCCCGCCCGTTGCCACGGTGTATAAAGACATCAACTACGGCGGCTACGCCGTGGGGCTGCCGGTGGGCCGCTACAACCTGGCGGCCTTGCAGGCCCAGGGCGTGCTCAACGACGACATCACGGCCGTGCGCGTAGCCAGTGGCTACCAGGTGACGTTTTACGAGCACGACAACTTCCAGGGCGCCACGCTCACCCGCACCGCCGCCGACGCCTGGCTGGGCGCCAGCGGCTGGAACGACCGGGCTTCCTCGGTGGTGGTGAGTGCCGCCCCGGCGCCGTCGTCGGTGCTGATTCAGGCCGAAAACTACAGCGCCATGCAGGGCGTGGTGGTGGAGCCCACCACCGACGCGGGCGGGGGCCAGAACGTGGGCTACCTGCACCCCGGCGACTGGATGAGCTACCACAACATCACCTTCCCCACCGCGGGCCAGTACACCATCGAGTACCGGGTGGCTACGGGCGCCAGCAGCGGCCGGTTTTCTGCCGACCTCAACGGGGGCGCCGCGGTGCTGGGCACGGTGAACGTGCCGGGCACCGGCGGCTGGCAGACCTGGACCACCGTGACGCAAACCGTGACGGTAAATGCCGGCACCTACAACTTCGGCATCTACGTGCAGGTGGGCGACTGGAACCTGAACTGGATTCGCATCACCAAAGCTGGCAGCGCCCGTACTGCCGCCACAGTGGCCCCGGCCAGCAGCAGCTCGCAGCCCGCGGCCCAGCTGCGCCTCTACCCCAACCCCGCCACCGACCGGCTTCACCTCAGCCCGGCTCCCGAGCTGGCCGGCAGCCCCTACCTCGTGCTCAATGCCACGGGCCGGGTGGTAAGCCGCGGCTGCCTGCCAGACCGCGGCACCCTGGATGTAGCCCGGCTCCCGGCTGGTTCTTACGTGCTAGTGGTTAATGCCACCGGCCGGCAGCCCCTCCGCTGGCGCTTCACGAAACAGTAA
- a CDS encoding glycosyl hydrolase, protein MIAGLLGGGKAALAQTKSPKRGLAYGYHSAADMQALAPGLSWWYNWYSRPDAGAASVYAGLGIDFVPMQWGRGLDGGPLTADRLAANVPAGARYLLGFNEPNFRSQANLTPTQAAALWPVLEEVARRKNLRLVSPAVNYCGDCVTENGTTYYSPVQYLDAFFAACPSCRVDYIAVHTYVCEERWLRDKIGELKKYGKPIWLTEFACGDRPAGEITSAVQQKYMLDAVNYLEKEPAVFRYAWFSGRNNEIPNINLLGGSGQLTALGQQYVRLPAGWEPGRLTPVAVTASSQENAGSRAQNAADQDINTRWASAWTTSQYLQLDFGQVQTFSRVQLSWEAAYALDYQLQTSLDGLTWNPIRTVLNSDGGLDNHTGLQGRGRYLRVAGTRRATVYGYSLWEVEVFGGATLTATRTRPASAAAGALRLFPNPAETELHLELPPTVRLHHLAVTDGCGRTVLSCSATNSLNIAALPAGLYVVRATTTDQRQLTQRFVKR, encoded by the coding sequence TTGATAGCCGGACTGCTGGGCGGCGGCAAAGCTGCCCTGGCCCAAACCAAAAGCCCCAAGCGGGGCCTGGCCTACGGCTACCACTCGGCAGCCGACATGCAGGCCCTGGCGCCCGGCCTGAGCTGGTGGTACAACTGGTACTCCCGGCCCGATGCGGGAGCTGCCAGCGTGTACGCGGGCCTGGGCATCGACTTCGTGCCCATGCAGTGGGGGCGGGGCCTGGATGGCGGCCCGCTGACGGCCGACCGGCTGGCGGCCAACGTGCCGGCCGGGGCCCGCTACCTGCTCGGCTTCAACGAGCCCAACTTCCGCTCCCAGGCCAACCTGACGCCCACCCAGGCCGCCGCCCTGTGGCCGGTGCTGGAAGAAGTGGCCCGCCGCAAAAACCTCCGGCTGGTGTCGCCGGCCGTGAATTACTGCGGCGACTGCGTGACGGAAAACGGCACCACCTACTACTCGCCGGTGCAGTACCTGGATGCCTTTTTTGCGGCCTGCCCCAGCTGCCGCGTCGACTACATTGCCGTGCACACCTACGTGTGCGAGGAGCGGTGGCTGCGCGACAAGATTGGGGAGCTGAAGAAGTACGGCAAGCCCATCTGGCTTACCGAGTTTGCCTGCGGCGACCGGCCAGCCGGCGAGATTACTTCGGCCGTGCAGCAGAAGTATATGCTGGACGCCGTGAACTACCTGGAAAAAGAACCGGCCGTATTTCGGTACGCCTGGTTTTCGGGCCGCAACAACGAAATCCCCAACATCAACCTGCTCGGCGGCTCCGGCCAGCTCACTGCCCTGGGCCAGCAGTACGTGCGCCTGCCCGCGGGCTGGGAGCCGGGCCGGCTCACGCCCGTGGCCGTCACGGCTTCTTCCCAGGAAAACGCCGGCAGCCGGGCACAAAACGCCGCCGACCAGGACATCAACACGCGCTGGGCCAGCGCCTGGACCACCTCCCAGTATCTCCAGCTCGACTTTGGCCAGGTCCAGACCTTTTCGCGGGTGCAGCTGAGCTGGGAAGCCGCCTACGCCCTGGACTACCAGCTGCAAACCTCCCTGGACGGCCTCACCTGGAACCCCATCCGCACCGTGCTCAACAGCGACGGGGGCCTGGACAACCACACTGGCCTCCAGGGCCGGGGCCGCTACCTGCGCGTGGCCGGCACCCGGCGCGCCACCGTCTACGGCTATTCGCTATGGGAAGTGGAGGTGTTTGGCGGCGCCACCCTCACGGCCACACGGACCCGCCCGGCCAGCGCAGCCGCCGGGGCGCTGCGCCTCTTCCCGAATCCGGCCGAGACGGAGCTGCACCTGGAGCTACCCCCAACCGTGCGCCTGCACCACCTAGCCGTGACGGACGGCTGCGGCCGAACGGTGCTCAGCTGCTCGGCTACCAATTCGCTCAACATTGCCGCTTTGCCGGCCGGCCTCTACGTGGTGCGCGCCACTACCACCGACCAGCGCCAGCTCACCCAGCGGTTTGTGAAGCGCTGA
- a CDS encoding RICIN domain-containing protein — MYKLYSYGLSAALLLGGLSASAQNQPAGPAYSLGTSQALVRQLESEVAAGAARRQTPTVTLRVSASKAFTGKVNYRDDLSAAGEFVVGEIQGVPGSSFLVRVDGASVEGNIILRNTRQAYRYSADAQGNATVQEVDINQVICIGYDKPTGYQEPQLPSGTANRAAAVASLQSLPGARGCVMLDLDGQYVSGTGWNNGNPINAAPAVMVNDAAKVQALWELVSEDFRPFSINVTTDEAVFNSYPKNMRMRCIITPTNTAAPGAGGVAFVGSFNSSDNPPCWVFMSDDPKAAGEAASHEVGHTLGLGHDGRTSPSEGYYSGQGSWAPIMGVGYYKPVSQWSRGEYANANNTQDDLAIMSGTRFNVGYRADDHANAIAGATALSRSGTSVSGSGIIERTADQDYFSFTTSGGAVTLNVNTVSRYGNLDIVARLFDGGGTQIGTFDTPGVGKLNATVSATLGAGTYYVQVDGTSSGNPATDGYSDYGSLGSFSISGTVPSTTNPNPTGVATFFKNCNYDGTAVALPVGDYTISQLQSRGILNDDLSSVRVSSGYEVQLFENDGFAGASLTLTADNSCLVNNALGSGNWNDKVTSLKVRAAGPVTLSGTYTLQNRNSGLFMQVTGSSTANGASILQQASSNCACQQWKFTHLGNNVYQITAVHSGKALDVSEVSTADGAITHQWEYVGGANQQFTAQDLGGGFYKLIAKHSGKAVEVASSSTATGAVVRQWTDNNSATQQWKLTPVGGAASTPGVASATLTADLSVKLFPNPTADRLTLASGADLRGGQLSIVSLEGKEVWRGTHDGGETLDVAALKPGLYTLVVLTKDRQKLVSRFSKQ; from the coding sequence ATGTACAAACTTTATTCGTACGGGCTGAGCGCAGCCCTACTGCTCGGCGGGCTGAGCGCCTCGGCCCAGAACCAGCCCGCCGGGCCGGCCTACTCGCTCGGAACCAGCCAAGCCCTGGTGCGCCAGCTTGAAAGCGAAGTGGCCGCCGGCGCGGCCCGCCGCCAAACGCCCACCGTTACGCTGCGCGTGTCGGCCAGCAAGGCCTTTACCGGCAAAGTCAACTACCGCGACGACCTGTCGGCCGCCGGCGAGTTTGTGGTGGGCGAAATTCAGGGCGTGCCCGGCTCTTCCTTCCTGGTGCGCGTAGACGGCGCAAGCGTGGAGGGCAACATCATCCTGCGCAACACCCGGCAGGCCTACCGCTACTCCGCCGATGCCCAGGGCAACGCCACGGTGCAGGAAGTCGACATCAACCAGGTTATCTGCATCGGCTACGACAAGCCTACGGGCTACCAGGAGCCCCAACTGCCCAGCGGCACCGCCAACCGGGCCGCGGCCGTGGCTTCGCTGCAAAGCCTGCCGGGAGCCCGCGGCTGCGTGATGCTGGACCTCGACGGGCAGTACGTATCGGGTACGGGCTGGAACAACGGCAACCCCATCAATGCCGCTCCGGCGGTGATGGTGAACGACGCCGCCAAGGTGCAGGCCCTCTGGGAGCTAGTGAGCGAGGACTTCCGCCCGTTCAGCATCAACGTCACTACCGACGAAGCGGTGTTCAACTCCTACCCCAAAAACATGCGGATGCGCTGCATCATCACGCCCACCAACACGGCGGCGCCCGGCGCGGGCGGGGTGGCTTTCGTGGGGTCGTTTAACTCCAGCGACAACCCGCCCTGCTGGGTATTTATGTCCGACGACCCCAAAGCGGCCGGCGAGGCGGCCTCGCACGAGGTGGGCCACACGCTGGGCCTGGGCCACGACGGCCGCACCAGCCCCAGCGAGGGGTACTACTCCGGCCAGGGCTCGTGGGCGCCCATCATGGGCGTGGGCTACTACAAGCCCGTTTCGCAGTGGAGCCGGGGCGAGTACGCCAATGCCAACAACACCCAGGATGACTTGGCCATCATGTCGGGCACCCGCTTCAACGTGGGCTACCGCGCCGACGACCACGCCAACGCCATAGCCGGCGCCACGGCCCTGAGCCGCAGCGGCACCAGCGTGTCGGGCTCGGGCATTATCGAGCGGACTGCCGACCAGGACTACTTCAGCTTTACGACCAGCGGCGGCGCCGTGACGCTCAACGTCAACACGGTGAGCCGCTACGGCAACCTCGACATTGTGGCGCGCCTGTTTGATGGCGGCGGCACGCAGATTGGCACCTTCGACACCCCCGGCGTCGGCAAGCTGAATGCCACGGTCAGCGCCACCCTGGGCGCGGGCACCTACTACGTGCAGGTGGACGGCACCAGCTCCGGCAACCCCGCCACCGACGGCTACTCCGACTACGGCTCCCTGGGCAGCTTCTCCATCTCGGGCACCGTGCCCAGCACCACCAACCCGAATCCGACTGGCGTGGCAACGTTCTTCAAGAACTGCAACTACGATGGCACGGCCGTGGCCCTGCCCGTGGGCGACTACACGATAAGCCAGCTGCAAAGCCGCGGTATTCTTAACGATGATTTGTCGTCGGTTCGGGTGAGCAGCGGCTACGAAGTTCAGCTGTTTGAGAATGACGGCTTTGCCGGGGCTTCGCTTACTCTGACGGCTGATAACAGCTGCCTGGTAAACAACGCCTTGGGTTCCGGTAACTGGAACGACAAAGTTACTTCCCTGAAAGTACGCGCCGCGGGTCCGGTGACGCTGTCGGGTACGTACACGCTGCAAAACCGCAACAGCGGCCTGTTTATGCAGGTGACTGGCTCGAGCACCGCCAATGGAGCCAGCATCTTGCAGCAAGCCAGCAGCAATTGCGCCTGCCAGCAGTGGAAGTTCACCCACTTGGGCAACAATGTGTACCAGATTACGGCCGTACATAGCGGTAAGGCGCTGGATGTGAGCGAGGTGAGCACCGCCGATGGAGCTATTACGCACCAATGGGAGTATGTAGGCGGCGCCAACCAGCAGTTCACCGCGCAGGACTTGGGCGGCGGCTTCTACAAGCTGATAGCCAAGCACAGCGGCAAAGCAGTGGAAGTAGCCAGCTCTTCTACGGCCACCGGTGCGGTGGTGCGACAGTGGACCGACAACAATTCGGCCACCCAGCAGTGGAAGCTGACGCCGGTGGGCGGGGCAGCCAGCACGCCCGGCGTAGCCAGCGCCACGCTTACCGCTGACTTAAGCGTAAAGCTCTTCCCCAACCCCACGGCCGACCGCCTGACGCTGGCCTCGGGCGCCGACTTGCGCGGTGGGCAGCTGAGCATTGTGAGCCTGGAAGGCAAGGAAGTGTGGCGCGGCACCCACGACGGCGGGGAAACCCTGGACGTGGCGGCGCTGAAGCCAGGCCTCTACACGCTCGTTGTGCTTACCAAAGACCGGCAAAAGCTGGTTAGCCGCTTCAGCAAGCAGTAG
- a CDS encoding carbohydrate-binding protein: MKKLSTLLLGAAALLLGTAPAPAQTYQQVWADEFDTRIGPGWQFETGGGGWGNNEKQYYQAANATVANGELRITARKENVGGYPYTSARLKTQGLKEFTYGKVEARIKLPLGQGLWPAFWMLGANIGSVGWPRCGEIDVMEHVNSENKVYGTIHWDANGYAQYGGNTPAAVADYHVYAVEWTPAAIKWFVDGVQYHEVNIANGTGSTEEFQRPFFLLLNLAVAGNWPGQTVDESRLPATMFVDYVRVYQLTNAPAGVATVYRNCNYDGAATALPVGDYTLGQLQARGILNDDVSSLRVNSGHQVVLYEHDNFQGASLTVGADNGCLVGNPLGAGNWNDKASSLRVQPVSAPAWSATLQAEAFSAMQGVQVENTADTGGGQNVGYIDATDWLAYNNVTFPTSGTYTIEYRVASLSGSRLSSDLNAGAIQLGNVDIPATGGWQTWTTVSQTVNVQAGTYNFGVYAQAGGWNLNWIRISRAGSNRTAVAGSGAATLGSPLAFSVHPNPTTDYLTLAAPAELRGGHLSVLNLRGKEVWRGTYDGRTVDVSALPPGLYTLVLLTPDQRKLSRRFSKQ, encoded by the coding sequence ATGAAAAAACTCTCTACTCTCCTGTTGGGTGCGGCGGCGCTGCTACTCGGCACTGCCCCCGCCCCGGCCCAAACCTACCAGCAGGTATGGGCCGACGAATTCGATACCCGCATTGGTCCTGGCTGGCAGTTTGAAACCGGTGGCGGCGGCTGGGGCAACAACGAGAAGCAGTATTACCAGGCCGCCAATGCCACGGTGGCGAACGGCGAGCTGCGCATTACGGCCAGAAAAGAAAACGTGGGCGGCTACCCCTACACCTCGGCCCGCCTGAAAACCCAGGGCCTGAAGGAATTCACCTACGGCAAGGTAGAGGCCCGCATCAAGCTGCCGCTGGGCCAGGGCCTGTGGCCGGCCTTCTGGATGCTGGGGGCCAACATCGGCTCGGTGGGCTGGCCCCGGTGCGGCGAGATTGACGTAATGGAGCACGTCAACAGCGAAAACAAGGTGTACGGCACCATTCACTGGGACGCCAACGGCTACGCCCAGTACGGCGGCAACACCCCTGCCGCAGTTGCCGATTACCACGTATACGCCGTGGAGTGGACCCCAGCGGCCATTAAATGGTTTGTGGACGGGGTGCAGTACCACGAGGTCAACATTGCCAACGGCACGGGCAGCACCGAGGAGTTTCAGCGGCCGTTTTTCCTGCTGCTGAACCTAGCCGTAGCCGGCAACTGGCCCGGCCAGACGGTAGACGAAAGCAGGCTGCCCGCCACCATGTTCGTGGACTACGTGCGGGTGTACCAGCTCACGAATGCGCCGGCGGGCGTGGCCACGGTGTACAGAAACTGCAACTACGACGGAGCGGCCACGGCCCTGCCCGTGGGCGACTACACCCTGGGCCAGCTGCAAGCCCGCGGCATTCTCAATGATGATGTGTCGTCGCTGCGGGTAAACAGCGGCCACCAGGTGGTGCTCTACGAGCACGACAACTTCCAGGGCGCCAGCCTCACGGTGGGCGCCGACAACGGCTGCCTGGTAGGCAACCCGCTGGGCGCCGGCAACTGGAACGACAAGGCTTCCTCGCTGCGGGTGCAACCGGTTTCGGCGCCTGCCTGGTCTGCCACCCTGCAAGCCGAAGCCTTCAGCGCCATGCAGGGCGTGCAGGTGGAAAACACTGCCGATACCGGCGGGGGCCAGAACGTAGGCTACATCGACGCTACCGACTGGCTGGCGTACAACAACGTCACCTTTCCGACTTCGGGCACTTACACGATTGAGTACCGCGTGGCCAGCCTGAGCGGCAGCCGCCTGTCCTCGGACCTGAACGCGGGAGCTATTCAGCTGGGCAACGTGGACATTCCGGCCACGGGCGGCTGGCAGACGTGGACGACGGTGTCGCAGACGGTCAACGTGCAAGCTGGCACCTACAACTTCGGCGTGTACGCCCAGGCCGGGGGCTGGAACCTGAACTGGATTCGCATCAGTAGGGCTGGCAGCAACCGGACCGCCGTGGCAGGCTCGGGCGCTGCTACCCTGGGCAGTCCGCTGGCGTTCAGCGTGCATCCCAACCCCACCACCGACTACCTCACGCTAGCGGCCCCGGCCGAGCTGCGGGGCGGGCACCTGAGCGTACTCAACCTGCGGGGCAAAGAGGTATGGCGCGGCACCTACGACGGCCGGACCGTGGACGTGTCGGCGCTGCCGCCCGGACTGTACACGCTGGTGCTTCTCACCCCGGATCAGCGCAAGCTGAGCCGCCGGTTCAGCAAGCAATAG